A region of Sesamum indicum cultivar Zhongzhi No. 13 linkage group LG7, S_indicum_v1.0, whole genome shotgun sequence DNA encodes the following proteins:
- the LOC105165986 gene encoding SKP1-like protein 1A translates to MSTSAAENSSRKITLRSSDGEVFEVDEAVAVESQTIKHMIEDDCADNVIPLPNVTGKILSKVIEYCKRHVDAAAAASKADDKLASTAATDDDLKAFDADFVKVDQATLFDLILAANYLNIKTLLDLTCQTVADMIKGKTPEEIRKTFNIKNDFTPEEEEEVRRENQWAFE, encoded by the exons ATGTCGACTTCCGCGGCGGAGAACTCGAGCAGGAAGATAACCTTGCGAAGCTCCGATGGTGAGGTGTTCGAGGTGGATGAGGCGGTGGCTGTCGAGTCCCAGACGATCAAGCACATGATCGAGGACGATTGTGCCGACAACGTTATCCCTCTCCCCAACGTCACCGGAAAAATCCTCTCTAAAGTCATCGAGTACTGCAAGCGCCACGTTGACGCTGCAGCTGCCGCCTCCAAGGCTGACGATAAGCTCGCATCCACCGCCGCTACTGATGACGACCTCAAGGCTTTCGACGCCGATTTTGTCAAAGTTGATCAGGCCACGCTCTTCGATCTTATTTTG GCTGCTAACTACCTGAATATCAAGACACTTCTGGATCTGACTTGCCAGACTGTTGCTGACATGATTAAGGGAAAAACTCCAGAGGAGATAAGGAAAACATTCAATATCAAGAATGACTTCACACctgaagaggaagaggaagtcCGACGAGAGAACCAGTGGGCTTTTGAATAG
- the LOC105165985 gene encoding CO(2)-response secreted protease, with the protein MRGLYLCFTLNLLLILFLGQSNATQKRVYIVYMGALVSPNGTPRTDHTQLLSSLMKRNKNSVVQNYNKGFSGFAARLSEEEAKSIAQRPGVVSVFPDPVLQLHTTRSWDFLKYQTAVKIDSTPTSPFDSSSAGADTIIGILDTGIWPEAESFIDDDMNPIPSHWKGKCMEGQNFTSSNCNRKVIGARYYDDPDSGTELGTPRDESGHGTHVASTAAGRPVSGASYYGLAKGTAEGGSPGSRIAMYRVCTPGGGCLGSAILKAFDDAIADGVDVLSLSLGSSPGEPDFSTDPIAIGAFHAVEKGIIVACSAGNSGPSPLTVVNVAPWILTVAATTIDRDFQADIVLGGNKVIKGGGINFSGLNKSAVYPLIDGTSAKSSSNQHDDTDARNCIPGSLDDSKVKGKIVLCENKDEDYGSKYKYDTLKSQGAVGMILVDNDERQVPSKYGTFPIAAVTEADGAQILSYIKSNSNPMATILPTVMIPNYKPAPVVGYFSSRGPTFGIKNLLKPDIAAPGVAILAAWPSNDKREALPEKEPPVFDILSGTSMACPHVSGLAAMVKSQHPTWSPSATRSAIMTTAIQMNNLHAPITTNTGSRATAYDIGAGEISLSGPLQPGLVYETETIDYIQFLCNIGYDTSKIKSIAPDVPNNFSCSSNSNSDAISNMNYPSIAISNLKDNESKTVNRTVTNVGEEDLTYTAVVEAPASMHVEVVPNKLQFTKNVKKLSFQVTFTLSTSSVEDLFGSITWSNEKYKVRSPFVVSA; encoded by the exons ATGAGAGGTCTTTACCTTTGTTTCACTCTCAATCTTCTGCTCATCTTGTTTCTAGGACAAAGTAATGCTACTCAAAAAAGAGTTTATATTGTGTACATGGGAGCCTTGGTTTCGCCAAATGGTACCCCAAGAACTGATCATACTCAGCTTCTGAGCTCCTTGATGAAAAG GAACAAGAATTCTGTGGTACAGAACTACAACAAAGGTTTTTCGGGCTTCGCTGCTCGTTTATCAGAGGAAGAAGCAAAATCAATAGCTCAAAGACCTGGAGTAGTGTCTGTCTTTCCTGATCCAGTTTTACAGCTTCACACTACTCGTTCTTGGGATTTCTTGAAGTATCAAACCGCTGTGAAAATTGATTCTACTCCAACCTCTCCATTCGACTCTTCTTCGGCAGGAGCAGACACTATTATTGGCATCTTAGATACAG GAATTTGGCCTGAAGCTGAGAGCTTCATTGATGATGATATGAATCCAATCCCATCACATTGGAAGGGAAAATGCATGGAGGGCCAAAATTTCACTTCCTCCAACTGCAACAG GAAAGTGATTGGAGCAAGGTATTACGATGATCCTGATTCCGGGACAGAATTGGGCACGCCCAGAGACGAAAGTGGCCACGGCACGCATGTTGCATCCACAGCAGCTGGGAGGCCGGTTTCCGGGGCATCATACTATGGCCTAGCTAAAGGGACAGCAGAAGGGGGCTCACCCGGTTCAAGAATCGCCATGTATCGTGTTTGTACCCCTGGTGGGGGATGCCTCGGATCAGCTATTCTCAAAGCATTTGACGATGCAATTGCTGATGGCGTCGATGTGTTATCACTATCATTAGGTTCATCGCCAGGAGAGCCGGATTTTTCCACCGATCCCATTGCTATTGGCGCGTTTCATGCTGTGGAAAAGGGCATCATTGTGGCATGCTCTGCCGGAAACAGTGGCCCTTCTCCTTTAACAGTTGTGAATGTTGCCCCTTGGATCCTAACCGTAGCTGCCACAACTATTGATCGCGATTTTCAGGCTGACATCGTGTTAGGCGGAAACAAGGTGATTAAG GGTGGAGGCATAAACTTTTCTGGTCTCAACAAATCTGCAGTTTATCCATTAATAGACGGAACCTCAGCAAAGTCCTCCTCCAATCAGCATGATGACACTGATGCAAG AAATTGCATCCCAGGTTCATTAGATGACAGCAAAGTAAAGGGAAAGATTGTACTATGTGAAAACAAGGATGAAGACTATGGATCGAAATATAAGTATGATACGTTGAAGAGCCAAGGCGCGGTTGGGATGATACTGGTCGACAATGATGAGAGGCAAGTACCATCAAAATACGGAACATTTCCGATTGCTGCTGTCACTGAAGCGGATGGAGCTCAAATACTATCTTATATCAAGTCAAACAG CAATCCAATGGCCACAATTCTACCAACAGTTATGATACCAAATTACAAGCCAGCTCCCGTTGTTGGCTACTTCTCTTCAAGAGGCCCTACATTTGGCATTAAAAACCTTCTCAAG CCTGATATTGCAGCACCAGGAGTAGCTATTCTTGCAGCATGGCCCTCAAACGATAAACGAGAGGCTCTGCCTGAGAAGGAACCACCGGTTTTCGACATACTCTCAGGTACATCCATGGCCTGCCCACATGTTTCCGGGCTAGCAGCAATGGTAAAGTCTCAGCATCCCACTTGGAGTCCCTCTGCCACAAGATCAGCCATAATGACAACAG CAATCCAGATGAACAATTTACATGCCCCAATCACAACAAACACTGGATCACGAGCCACCGCTTATGATATTGGAGCAGGGGAAATAAGCCTGTCAGGCCCATTGCAGCCCGGACTGGTCTATGAGACAGAAACCATCGACTATATTCAGTTCCTCTGCAACATCGGCTACGACACAAGCAAAATTAAGAGCATAGCACCCGATGTTCCTAACAACTTTTCTTGCTCAAGCAACTCGAATTCTGATGCAATCTCCAACATGAACTATCCTTCAATAGCCATTTCCAACTTGAAAGATAACGAAAGCAAGACAGTGAACAGAACGGTGACTAACGTTGGTGAAGAAGATTTAACCTACACTGCCGTAGTCGAGGCTCCTGCTAGCATGCATGTTGAAGTGGTTCCGAATAAACTACAATTCACAAAGAATGTCAAGAAGCTAAGCTTTCAAGTGACATTTACACTTAGTACTAGTTCTGTGGAAGACTTGTTTGGCTCAATTACGTGGTCTAATGAGAAGTATAAGGTCCGGAGTCCATTTGTTGTAAGTGCTTAA
- the LOC105165984 gene encoding uncharacterized protein LOC105165984 isoform X2, with translation MAGKAVKSVAKAVGEYQYPWREKLANYKDELSKGVWGYWELGAWKPLSISARHRARLRKEVLLAGADWPYDPERKEMRTKRKGHKVDRLAAEKRERTAELMEDMPQMLADYRKRRWERKMKAEDDAAKKALQE, from the coding sequence ATGGCTGGAAAAGCAGTAAAATCGGTTGCAAAAGCAGTGGGAGAGTACCAGTATCCATGGCGAGAGAAGTTGGCAAACTACAAGGATGAGCTGTCAAAGGGGGTCTGGGGTTATTGGGAGCTTGGGGCATGGAAACCTCTTAGCATCAGTGCACGGCATCGAGCTCGCCTCCGCAAAGAAGTCCTCCTTGCTGGAGCAGACTGGCCATATGATCcagaaagaaaggaaatgaGGACCAAGAGGAAAGGGCATAAGGTCGACAGATTAGCTGCAGAAAAGCGAGAACGTACTGCTGAACTAATGGAAGATATGCCTCAGATGTTGGCAGATTATAGGAAGAGAAGGTGGGAGAGAAAGATGAAAGCAGAAGATGATGCTGCCAAAAAAGCGCTGCAAGAGTAG
- the LOC105166004 gene encoding GDSL esterase/lipase EXL3-like — translation MQFLLFKLLFPVLVCIAEAVTTMPQNSTIPAVIMFGDSVVDTGNNNYIETVVKVNYPPYGKDFIGGRPTGRFCDGKVPSDLIVEELGIKDLLPAYFDPTLHAQDLLTGVNFASGGAGYDPLTSHLVSVLSLSDQLRMFKDYTTKLELIAGHEKTMTILQEGLFVVVAGSNDITNTYFGTPLRKSHYDVSSYTDLLVAYASNFVQELYKLGARRIGVFGLPPLGCLPSQRTLKGGAERKCIDIYNQVAELFNNKLSAEVDSINARYPEARVVYIDIYNLPLDLIRSPQKYGFKISDKGCCGTGTIEVAFLCKYTCSDVSDYVFWDSFHLTEKAYRLLVHQILKKSIRELRL, via the exons ATGCAGTTCTTGCTCTTCAAACTACTCTTTCCTGTCCTAGTATGCATTGCTGAAGCAGTCACAACTATGCCACAAAACAGCACAATCCCAGCAGTCATTATGTTTGGAGATTCAGTAGTAGACACTGGCAACAACAATTACATCGAAACCGTAGTCAAAGTGAATTACCCTCCATACGGTAAGGACTTCATTGGAGGAAGGCCGACAGGGAGATTTTGCGATGGAAAAGTTCCGTCAGACCTCATTG TTGAAGAGTTGGGGATTAAGGATCTTCTGCCAGCGTATTTTGATCCAACTCTGCATGCTCAAGATCTCCTGACTGGAGTCAACTTTGCTTCTGGAGGCGCAGGCTACGACCCTCTAACGTCCCATCTTGTA TCAGTACTGTCGTTGTCCGACCAGTTAAGGATGTTCAAAGATTACACAACAAAGCTCGAGCTGATAGCTGGACACGAGAAAACAATGACAATATTACAAGAAGGTCTATTTGTAGTGGTTGCTGGCAGTAATGACATTACCAATACCTACTTTGGCACGCCTCTACGAAAATCTCACTATGATGTTTCTTCTTACACTGATTTACTTGTCGCCTATGCTTCCAACTTCGTGCAG GAGCTGTACAAATTGGGAGCACGTAGAATCGGTGTTTTTGGTTTACCACCACTAGGATGTCTGCCATCACAAAGAACTTTGAAGGGAGGAGCAGAAAGGaaatgtatagatatatataaccaAGTGGCAGAACTGTTCAACAATAAGCTTTCAGCTGAAGTCGATTCTATCAACGCTCGATATCCAGAAGCAAGAGTTGTATACatagatatttataatctCCCTCTTGATCTCATCCGTAGCCCACAAAAATACG GATTTAAAATTTCGGACAAGGGCTGCTGCGGAACAGGGACAATAGAAGTAGCATTCCTTTGCAAGTACACATGTTCGGATGTTTCTGATTACGTATTCTGGGACAGTTTTCATCTTACCGAAAAGGCATACAGGCTTCTTGTACATCAGATCCTCAAGAAGTCCATCAGAGAGCTTCGTCTGTGA
- the LOC110012311 gene encoding GDSL esterase/lipase EXL3-like has protein sequence MPFLWLKLFHFFALLCIAGAVIHLPHNITIPALIVFGDSIVDTGNNNYIKTIAKANFPPYGKDFVGGKPTGRFSDAKVPSDLIAEELGIKPLLPAYLDPSLQPQDLLTGVNFASGAAGFDPLTSDLASVLSLTDQLALFKDYITKLKKIAGEERSSKILQESLVILVAGSNDITNTYFGTPLRQSHYDVPSYTDLLVSYASSFVQDLYRLGARRIGLLRLPPIGCLPSQRTLRGGPARNCVDEYNQVAQLFNKKLSAALNSINRQFPEARLVDIDIYNYFLDLIQNPQKYGFKIADKGCCGTGTVEVAFLCKYACPDVSDYVFWDSFHPTERTYRLIVHQILEQYINSFIM, from the exons ATGCCGTTCTTGTGGCTGAAACTATTTCATTTCTTCGCCTTGTTATGCATTGCTGGCGCAGTGATACATCTACCACATAACATTACGATTCCAGCACTCATCGTGTTCGGAGACTCCATAGTCGATACTGGCAACAATAACTACATCAAAACAATAGCTAAAGCCAACTTTCCTCCTTATGGCAAGGATTTTGTGGGAGGAAAGCCGACTGGACGGTTTTCTGACGCGAAAGTTCCATCAGACCTTATTG CTGAAGAGTTGGGAATCAAACCTCTTTTGCCTGCATATCTCGATCCGTCTCTGCAACCTCAAGATCTCCTAACAGGTGTCAACTTTGCATCTGGAGCAGCAGGATTTGACCCTTTAACATCTGATCTCGCg TCAGTCTTGTCCTTAACCGATCAGTTGGCATTGTTCAAAGATTACATAACAAAGCTCAAGAAGATTGCTGGAGAGGAAAGATCGTCCAAAATCTTGCAAGAAAGTCTAGTTATACTGGTCGCGGGCAGCAATGACATTACCAACACTTACTTTGGTACGCCTTTGAGACAGTCTCACTATGATGTTCCTTCTTACACCGATCTTCTAGTCAGCTACGCTTCCAGCTTCGTGCAG GACTTGTACCGTTTGGGGGCACGCAGAATCGGCCTTCTTAGGTTGCCGCCAATAGGATGTCTGCCATCACAAAGGACTTTGAGAGGAGGACCTGCAAGAAACTGCGTTGATGAGTACAATCAAGTCGCACAATTATTCAACAAGAAACTGTCGGCTGCCCTGAACTCCATCAACCGACAATTCCCAGAAGCAAGGCTCGTGGACATTgatatttacaattattttctcGACCTCATTCAGAACCCGCAAAAATATG GATTCAAGATTGCAGATAAGGGATGCTGCGGAACAGGGACGGTGGAAGTAGCATTTCTTTGCAAGTATGCGTGTCCGGACGTATCCGACTACGTATTTTGGGACAGTTTTCATCCGACAGAAAGAACGTACAGGCTCATCGTACATCAGATCCTGGAGCAATACATCAACAGCTTCATCATGTGA
- the LOC105165989 gene encoding protein FREE1: MHNPDYTPVPYYQQQHYPQTQNSNPTPNQNPIEPLYHAPPSYASAPPFSPNSYTPPPPSSADYSATYHQNSSSYPTIPQTPDPLPTAPSFTQPQSGYSFPQFEVHGTYQSPPQAQPSSYHRSYDQPAPNYTTNLNPNPGSANSGYPSIHASSQYSQLSSPLYETPYDNRDVSFSRSRSDMGSELYGKRAESGYNEYGNDGVYGKDEGVYAYRGSSEPYGARGTAPKSSTWSGFDDFGRPIGYSSSSSGKERSSNSAMKVVRAVPKAETQQDAKSGVQKFRVKLLAESGGQSTMDVLCQIGLDGIRMLDPSTNRILRIYLLDSVTRCEAIESSIFAFWSKTPVDIEPRRIRLKSNSYTTNTLLDTVTAAIVQYKEMSGRSRPPEYPKTAEQPTEKKKGLGDFLNLIKPVNEEKDHWVPDEAVTKCTACGTDFSAFVRKHHCRNCGDIFCDKCTQGRTALTADENAPVVRVCDRCLAEVSRRLSAAKDAASRSTVIQSHEDLAKKLQEEMERSCKVSSGSRSDSSGRRMKEVACPTCTVHLQVQVPSSGSETIECGVCQHPFLVTSH; the protein is encoded by the exons ATGCACAACCCCGATTACACCCCCGTCCCCTACTACCAGCAGCAGCACTACCCGCAGACCCAGAATTCGAATCCGACCCCGAACCAAAATCCGATCGAACCGCTTTACCACGCCCCGCCGTCTTACGCCTCTGCCCCGCCCTTCTCCCCCAACAGTTACACGCCTCCCCCGCCTTCCTCGGCCGATTACTCCGCCACGTACCACCAGAATTCCTCTTCCTACCCTACCATTCCCCAAACTCCTGATCCTCTCCCCACGGCGCCGTCGTTCACGCAACCTCAGTCCGGGTATTCCTTTCCCCAATTCGAAGTCCATGGAACGTACCAATCGCCGCCCCAAGCCCAACCATCGTCCTATCATCGGTCTTACGATCAGCCGGCGCCTAATTATACCACAAACCTCAACCCTAATCCCGGTTCCGCCAATTCGGGTTACCCGTCGATTCACGCCTCTTCTCAGTACTCTCAGTTAAGTTCCCCTCTCTATGAAACCCCATATGATAATCGCGACGTGAGTTTCAGTCGGAGCAGGTCAGATATGGGGTCCGAATTATATGGCAAACGAGCGGAAAGTGGCTACAATGAGTATGGAAATGATGGCGTCTACGGGAAGGATGAAGGGGTTTATGCTTACAGGGGGAGTTCCGAGCCATATGGAGCACGGGGAACCGCTCCCAAGTCCTCAACTTGGTCTGGGTTCGATGATTTTGGCAGGCCAATCGGGtattcttcatcttcttcggGGAAAGAGCGATCCTCGAACTCTGCGATGAAGGTTGTTAGGGCTGTTCCTAAGGCAGAGACACAACAGGACGCCAAGAGCGGAGTTCAGAAGTTTAGAGTGAAGTTGTTGGCAGAAAGTGGTGGACAAAGCACCATGGATGTTCTTTGCCAG ATTGGCTTGGATGGAATTAGGATGCTGGACCCAAGTACCAACCGGATACTGAGAATTTATCTTCTTGACTCAGTAACCAGATGTGAA GCCATCGAGTCATCAATATTTGCCTTCTGGTCAAAAACTCCTGTGGACATTGAACCAAGGCGTATTAGGTTGAAGTCTAACAGTTACACGACCAACACTCTCTTGGACACAGTTACTGCTGCAATTGTACAG TATAAGGAGATGAGTGGAAGAAGCCGTCCTCCTGAGTATCCGAAGACAGCTGAGCAGCCTacagagaagaaaaaaggtCTTGgtgatttcttgaatttgataaAGCCTGTCAATGAGGAGAAAGATCACTGG GTCCCGGATGAAGCAGTAACAAAATGCACAGCTTGTGGGACAGACTTTAGTGCTTTTGTGCGGAAG CACCATTGCAGGAATTGTGGAGATATCTTTTGTGACAAGTGCACTCAGGGTAGAACTGCTCTTACTGCTGATGAGAATGCTCCTGTCGTTAGAGTTTGTGATCGATGCTTG GCTGAAGTTTCTCGTAGACTAAGTGCTGCTAAGGATGCTGCCAGCAGATCAACTGTCATTCAAAGTCATGAGGATCTTGCCAAGAAACTTCAG GAGGAGATGGAGAGAAGCTGCAAGGTGTCATCAG GCTCCAGATCAGACAGTTCTGGAAGGCGGATGAAAGAGGTTGCCTGCCCAACTTGTACAGTACACTTGCAG GTTCAAGTTCCCAGTTCTGGTTCAGAGACCATCGAGTGTGGGGTTTGTCAGCATCCTTTTCTTGTTACCAGCCATTGA
- the LOC105165988 gene encoding protein MID1-COMPLEMENTING ACTIVITY 1, with translation MASWEHFGEVANVIQLTGLNAVALIGLIVKAANTARMHRKNCRQFAQHVKMIGNLLEQLKISEMKKYPETREPLEQLEDALRRAYLLVNSCQERSYLYLMAMGWNIVYQFRRAQEEIDRYLRIIPLIALLDNARVKERIEEIERDQREYTLDEDDRKAQAAISQNDTIILKKSISCSYPNLPFEKALQKEHEKLRVELQHSQANMDVSECEVIERLLEVTENAASSAREKESPCKVSQKLEPEKGHFSSEKNPSKVDALMTSREATFSSVHNTGSKGEATWQEDWQADLLGCCSEPYLCIKTFFCPCDTLSKIASAATGEEISPAEACNEIMAYSLIMACCCYTCCVRRKLRRTLNIRGGWFDDFLSHFMCCCCALVQEWREVEIRGGPQKSWITRPPPYQEMEH, from the exons ATGGCATCTTGGGAGCACTTCGGGGAAGTTGCAAATGTCATACAGCTAACTGGGCTAAACGCAGTGGCGTTGATAGGTTTGATAGTGAAGGCGGCTAACACTGCAAGAATGCACAGGAAGAACTGCAGGCAGTTTGCTCAGCATGTTAAGATGATAGGCAATTTGCTGGAGCAGCTCAAGATTTCGGAGATGAAGAAGTACCCGGAAACGAGGGAGCCACTGGAGCAGCTTGAGGATGCATTGAGGAGGGCTTATCTTCTTGTCAACAGTTGCCAAGAACGGAGCTATTTGTATTTGATGGCTATGGGGTGGAATATTGTTTATCAGTTTAGGAGGGCTCAAGAAGAGATTGATCGGTACTTGAGGATTATACCTCTCATTGCGCTTCTTGATAATGCCAGGGTCAAG GAGAGGATTGAAGAAATTGAGAGGGATCAGCGGGAGTACACGTTGGATGAAGATGACAGAAAAGCACAAGCTGCAATTTCTCAAAACGACACTATAATCTTGAAGAAAAGTATATCTTGTTCTTATCCAAATTTGCCTTTTGAGAAGGCACTACAAAAGGAGCATGAAAAGCTTAGGGTAGAGCTTCAACATTCACAAGCTAATATGGATGTGAGTGAATGTGAAGTGATTGAGCGTTTGCTGGAGGTTACTGAAAACGCAGCGAGTTCTGCGAGGGAGAAAGAATCTCCCTGCAAAGTTTCCCAGAAGTTGGAGCCAGAAAAGGGACATTTTTCCAGCGAGAAGAATCCTAGTAAAGTTGACGCTTTGATGACTTCAAG AGAAGCAACATTTTCCTCAGTTCATAACACGGGATCAAAAGGGGAAGCAACTTGGCAAGAGGACTGGCAGGCAGATCTACTCGGCTGTTGTTCGGAGCCCTACTTGT GTATTAAGACCTTCTTTTGTCCTTGTGATACACTTTCAAAGATAGCATCGGCAGCAACTGGCGAGGAAATAT CTCCAGCAGAGGCTTGTAACGAAATAATGGCCTATTCCCTGATAATGGCATGCTGCTGCTATACATGTTGTGTCAGAAGAAAGCTCCGAAGGACTCTGAACATCAGG GGCGGTTGGTTTGACGACTTCTTGTCGCATTTTATGTGTTGTTGCTGTGCGCTCGTCCAAGAATGGAGGGAAGTGGAAATACGTGGTG GTCCACAGAAGAGCTGGATCACCAGGCCTCCGCCGTACCAAGAAATGGAGCACTGA
- the LOC105165984 gene encoding uncharacterized protein LOC105165984 isoform X1 codes for MLNDDVMAGKAVKSVAKAVGEYQYPWREKLANYKDELSKGVWGYWELGAWKPLSISARHRARLRKEVLLAGADWPYDPERKEMRTKRKGHKVDRLAAEKRERTAELMEDMPQMLADYRKRRWERKMKAEDDAAKKALQE; via the exons atgCTAAATGATGA TGTAATGGCTGGAAAAGCAGTAAAATCGGTTGCAAAAGCAGTGGGAGAGTACCAGTATCCATGGCGAGAGAAGTTGGCAAACTACAAGGATGAGCTGTCAAAGGGGGTCTGGGGTTATTGGGAGCTTGGGGCATGGAAACCTCTTAGCATCAGTGCACGGCATCGAGCTCGCCTCCGCAAAGAAGTCCTCCTTGCTGGAGCAGACTGGCCATATGATCcagaaagaaaggaaatgaGGACCAAGAGGAAAGGGCATAAGGTCGACAGATTAGCTGCAGAAAAGCGAGAACGTACTGCTGAACTAATGGAAGATATGCCTCAGATGTTGGCAGATTATAGGAAGAGAAGGTGGGAGAGAAAGATGAAAGCAGAAGATGATGCTGCCAAAAAAGCGCTGCAAGAGTAG
- the LOC105166003 gene encoding LOW QUALITY PROTEIN: uncharacterized protein LOC105166003 (The sequence of the model RefSeq protein was modified relative to this genomic sequence to represent the inferred CDS: substituted 1 base at 1 genomic stop codon; added 121 bases not found in genome assembly), which produces MEPVISVVDKLKGFAKSSEDFARDLFNWRHNSNRRTPIEILKRLQREAFSDIMKLRDRQDKVERVLTFYKSSKGSPFEEASTHVKGKVDVRGGFFIMDGVDEQKHDAIQRSGIRTGIDARLTFETGVREKDTLVAEFMASEKGQIDMFGSSLSLAKVFYAAHISNWFSAVAIPMGAQCRDVGVVTSSHQERALTDYSEFGPPLLNEHNGGAIGIMVRKSNVVASLAQFVSGLEIQVNSATCSLSTFGQVVWQLSQSTKLSLLGLHKESRPSSQNTSLGAFAVPVSIFKRNRHSETSVEEDXXXXXXXSSTSRXRHILDGSIALMFNSELDESTKIGGWIETKNSNPRDFQWAVTVCDTPEDEFGWGLTLGGLAQGPKTLEHFQVETFFNLNIGKRFKLQPAILYVKDGATQFPALMLRSSWSL; this is translated from the exons ATGGAGCCTGTGATCTCAGTGGTTGACAAGCTGAAGGGGTTTGCAAAATCCTCGGAGGACTTTGCTCGTGACCTCTTCAATTGGCGCCAT CTTCCAAGGGAAGTCCATTCGAGGAAGCTAGCACTCATGTAAAGGGAAAAGTGGATGTCCGTGGGGGATTCTTCATTATGGATGGTGTTGATGAGCAGAAACACGATGCAATCCAAAGATCAGGTATTAGAACTGGTATTGATGCAAGACTCACATTTGAAACTGGTGTTCGGGAGAAAGATACACTTGTAGCAGAGTTTATGGCCAGTGAAAAAGGTCAAATTGATATGTTTGGTAGCTCCCTTTCGCTCGCAAAAGTCTTTTATGCAGCACATATTAGCAATTGGTTCTCTGCAGTTGCAATTCCAATGGGTGCGCAATGCCGAGATGTTGGAGTTGTGACAAGTTCTCATCAG GAAAGGGCCCTTACTGATTATTCAGAATTTGGACCACCACTCCTAAATGAACACAATGGTGGTGCCATTGGCATAATGGTGAGAAAATCAAATGTGGTTGCCTCGTTGGCTCAGTTTGTTTCTGGTCTAGAAATCCAGGTTAATTCTGCTACATGTTCGTTGAGCACTTTTGGACAAGTTGTCTGGCAACTGTCCCAAAGCACAAAGCTCTCACTTTTGGGTTTACACAAAGAGTCTAGACCATCAAGTCAAAATACTAGTCTTGGAGCATTTGCAGTTCCTGTTAGCATATTTAAACGTAATAGACATTCAGAGACATCTGTTGAGGAAGATNNNNNNNNNNNNNNNNNNNNTAGCTCGACAAGTAGGTAAAGACACATACTGGATGGATCCATTGCTCTGATGTTTAATTCCGAACTTGACGAGAGCACAAAAATAGGAGGTTGGATAGAGACAAAAAACTCGAATCCCAGAGATTTTCAATGGGCAGTTACAGTGTGTGACACCCCCGAAGACGAATTTGGATGGGGTCTGACTTTGGGAGGATTGGCACAAGGCCCAAAAACTTTGGAGCATTTTCAGGTTGAGACATTTTTTAACTTGAACATTGGcaaaagatttaaattgcAGCCTGCTATTCTGTATGTAAAGGATGGGGCTACCCAATTTCCAGCCCTGATGCTCCGTTCCAGTTGGTCCCTATGA